Proteins co-encoded in one Halobacteriovoraceae bacterium genomic window:
- a CDS encoding DUF1905 domain-containing protein, translated as MASVWKHEGPNSWYFANVPKSKSKIIRNIHKNSEEGWGRLKSLVSIGELTWKTSIWFDTKHNCYLVPIKLSIRKKEGITDGTKVKIKITFFKN; from the coding sequence ATGGCCAGTGTCTGGAAGCATGAAGGTCCAAACAGTTGGTATTTTGCCAATGTCCCAAAGTCAAAATCCAAAATAATCAGAAATATTCATAAGAATTCAGAGGAAGGATGGGGAAGATTAAAATCGTTGGTTTCTATTGGTGAATTAACTTGGAAAACTTCTATATGGTTTGATACTAAACATAACTGTTATCTTGTACCAATTAAGCTTTCTATTAGGAAAAAAGAAGGAATAACAGATGGTACAAAAGTAAAAATAAAAATTACTTTTTTTAAAAACTAA
- a CDS encoding LysR family transcriptional regulator: MDRLNFNHLFYFYIVAKEGSIKSAAEKIHISQPTISDQLKLLEEYFNCMLFERKNRGLHLTKEGKLALKYAENMFELSSELTNRLRNKIQLPKKSLDIGITQFMSQYFLYNSILPLFGQDDVSINIRENQRHLLLADLEEGNIDIVFTDSKENISSTMDSYRVGINKTFVVAHKKFAKHKKNFPKGLNFIPFFNYTNDSFLKYEIELFFSKNSLTPKIIGEADDIDLLQVITEKALGFTVVPEVAKNRFCQNDEIIVLGELEELQTSVWGIVKKSYKGPGYKWLIGLNSVHES; this comes from the coding sequence ATGGATCGACTTAATTTCAATCACTTATTTTACTTCTATATCGTAGCAAAAGAGGGCTCTATTAAGTCCGCGGCAGAAAAAATTCATATTTCTCAGCCAACTATAAGTGATCAACTTAAACTTCTTGAAGAGTACTTTAACTGTATGCTTTTTGAGAGAAAAAATAGGGGATTACACCTTACCAAAGAAGGAAAACTGGCCCTAAAATACGCTGAGAATATGTTCGAACTGTCTAGTGAATTAACCAATAGACTAAGAAATAAAATTCAACTCCCTAAAAAAAGCCTAGATATAGGTATCACACAGTTTATGTCACAGTATTTTCTGTACAACAGCATACTTCCCCTTTTTGGACAAGACGATGTATCCATCAATATTAGAGAGAATCAAAGACATCTTCTCCTGGCCGATTTAGAGGAGGGAAATATTGATATTGTATTCACAGACAGTAAGGAAAACATCTCGAGTACAATGGACTCATATAGGGTCGGAATCAATAAAACATTTGTGGTGGCGCATAAAAAATTTGCGAAACATAAAAAAAACTTCCCTAAGGGCCTAAACTTTATTCCATTTTTTAATTATACAAATGACTCTTTTTTAAAATATGAAATTGAATTATTTTTCTCTAAAAACTCACTTACGCCAAAGATCATCGGAGAGGCCGATGACATCGATTTATTACAAGTGATTACTGAAAAAGCTTTGGGTTTTACTGTTGTACCGGAAGTCGCTAAAAATAGATTCTGTCAAAATGATGAAATAATAGTTCTTGGCGAGTTGGAGGAATTACAAACTTCTGTTTGGGGTATAGTCAAAAAAAGTTATAAAGGCCCAGGATATAAATGGCTAATTGGGCTTAATAGTGTCCATGAATCATAG
- a CDS encoding SDR family oxidoreductase, with the protein MSKISGSRVLVTGGASGIGLCMVNELIQKGAKSVIIWDYNETLLNKVVSEFRENKLNVFGQVVDVSDREQIISGMNTLLQEHKGIDILINNAGIVVGKKFWEHSHDDIDRTMKINSSALMHLTLVALKQMIKDKKGHIVNIASAGSLVSNPKMSVYCGSKWAVAGWSDSVRLEVESDFDDIHVTTVLPYYINTGMFDGVKSPVIPILKPNYVSTQIIKAIEKNKVFLRMPFLINFVTLLKGLFPFRIFDFLAGNVFGIYKSMDDFKGRKKSSEAM; encoded by the coding sequence ATGAGTAAGATTTCAGGCAGTAGAGTTCTCGTGACAGGTGGAGCATCAGGTATTGGATTATGTATGGTAAATGAACTGATCCAAAAAGGTGCAAAATCAGTTATCATTTGGGATTACAATGAAACTCTTCTTAACAAAGTTGTGAGTGAATTCAGAGAAAATAAATTAAATGTTTTCGGGCAAGTTGTTGATGTTTCTGATCGTGAACAAATTATTTCAGGTATGAACACTTTACTTCAAGAGCATAAAGGAATAGATATCCTCATTAATAATGCAGGAATAGTCGTTGGTAAAAAATTCTGGGAACATTCCCATGACGATATTGACAGAACAATGAAGATCAATTCCAGTGCCTTAATGCATCTGACTCTCGTTGCACTCAAACAAATGATAAAAGATAAGAAAGGACATATCGTTAACATCGCTTCGGCCGGTAGCCTCGTTTCTAATCCAAAAATGTCAGTATATTGTGGAAGTAAATGGGCCGTAGCTGGTTGGTCAGATTCAGTGAGGCTAGAAGTAGAAAGTGATTTTGATGATATTCATGTAACCACCGTTCTACCTTATTACATAAATACTGGAATGTTTGATGGGGTAAAGTCTCCTGTTATCCCAATACTTAAACCAAACTATGTTTCAACTCAAATTATTAAGGCCATCGAAAAAAACAAAGTATTCTTGAGAATGCCATTTCTAATTAACTTTGTAACACTTCTCAAAGGCCTATTTCCTTTTAGAATATTTGATTTTCTCGCAGGCAATGTCTTTGGAATTTATAAAAGTATGGATGATTTCAAAGGCAGAAAGAAATCTTCTGAAGCAATGTAG
- a CDS encoding DMT family transporter — MINYILFVLISIFWGGSFIAINELIGTVPPITSAFYRVLFSILFIILIYGKEIRFSCSKFKIELARSSMAGLFSIGFPFCLLFWGEQFIGPSIAGIMNGTVPFWTLIISMFFFEGKQNITIVKILGLLFGLIGMLFIFYPKINIAGNLNELKGLIALTGMAFFYAFGINYNRRVLCKNKKIIKGLNTFSQQLSSLIFIGIILLFTEGFPNLKLLTQQKVILSILYLSFFSTTLAFIIFYRLIRVFGSLKTSSVTFFIPVVAMILDYLINARILNTYEITGAIIILLSMFLINSNFSTQNLNNLFLIFKKVKRI; from the coding sequence TTGATTAACTATATTTTATTTGTTTTGATTTCAATTTTTTGGGGTGGATCATTTATAGCTATAAATGAACTCATTGGGACTGTCCCTCCCATTACATCTGCCTTTTATAGAGTTTTATTTTCAATATTGTTTATCATTTTAATTTATGGCAAAGAGATAAGATTCTCATGCTCAAAATTTAAAATTGAACTTGCAAGATCATCGATGGCCGGTCTGTTTTCGATTGGATTTCCATTTTGCTTATTATTTTGGGGGGAACAATTTATAGGGCCTAGTATTGCTGGGATTATGAATGGAACCGTTCCTTTTTGGACTCTAATTATTTCAATGTTTTTCTTTGAAGGAAAACAAAATATTACAATTGTAAAAATATTAGGATTACTTTTTGGACTTATAGGGATGTTATTTATTTTCTATCCAAAAATTAATATTGCCGGAAACCTCAATGAGCTAAAGGGGCTGATTGCCTTAACTGGAATGGCATTCTTTTATGCATTTGGGATAAATTATAATAGAAGAGTTCTTTGTAAAAATAAAAAAATTATAAAGGGATTAAATACCTTCTCTCAACAATTATCTTCTCTTATTTTTATTGGCATAATATTACTTTTTACCGAAGGTTTTCCAAATCTAAAATTATTAACTCAGCAAAAAGTTATTCTTAGTATTCTTTATCTTTCTTTCTTTTCTACAACTCTTGCTTTTATTATTTTTTATAGACTAATAAGAGTATTTGGATCATTGAAAACATCCTCAGTCACTTTTTTTATACCGGTAGTGGCCATGATTTTAGATTATTTAATAAATGCAAGAATTTTGAATACTTACGAAATCACTGGCGCAATAATTATTCTTTTGAGTATGTTTTTAATTAACTCTAATTTTTCGACACAAAATCTTAATAATCTTTTCTTAATATTTAAAAAAGTTAAAAGAATTTAA